A window of the Diospyros lotus cultivar Yz01 unplaced genomic scaffold, ASM1463336v1 superscaf1, whole genome shotgun sequence genome harbors these coding sequences:
- the LOC127792979 gene encoding uncharacterized protein LOC127792979 isoform X1 has product MSSSNRLSAEVGNFSHQNAFPVEANLSHCSESHLDQEDEEEDEEQDVDFNPFLKESPSLEASSGLSSEIEVLDADITEGEGNTDVALPADFSSIPAGLLQDYALGGSEQTEQIVRQTKILSGETGEKEFEKATPSRLRKRNAVLISQLENENETSDNKGICSISGLGAINDVMDRDITNSGKPIMDIDDDDAIFKRTRARYSLASFTLDELETFLQETDDDEDLQNVDDEEEYRKFLAAVLQGGDGDNQSREGNGNVDDEDEENDADFELEIEEALESDLDENTRGDNQEEREAAGRRPETRLNRRQKASTQQKHKLLEQSNRPLRPLLPNAPVVSFPMLIPETASHSWSFSGHDGSMNGFTPHQLGQLHCLIHEHVQLLIQVFSLCVLDPSRQHIACQVQKLISEILHKRDQEISRRSVPYPCFFFCPPYINPSLQCGYSKSLTAPSTSEPACSVDEHRNCSSGTISPSRGSRGHDSTGKGSPSQTFDSAFWVPSLNGQILSVLDVAPLSLLGKYMEDVSIAVQEHQKQCIQATCDDRFKKEPLYPLHCFQTFLEADMEVLRGTTSPAAKAPSYPVNDQPPKKTLAASLVERTKKQPVALVPKEIADLAQRFLPLFNSALFPHKPPPGPVANRVLFTDAEDELLALGLMEYNTDWKAIQQRFLPCKSKHQIFVRQKNRSSSKAPENPIKAVRRMKSSPLTAEEVARIQEGLKIFKLDWMSIWKFIVPYRDPSLLPRQWRIATGTQKSYKLTADKKEKRRIYESNRRKCKPAALASWQTSSEKEGCQTDNAGGENNSGDDCVDNEDEAYVHEAFLADWRPGASFPLSSGLPVSNLNERNRPSVLVPLGGCHTMELTNSRGSGESHPQIGDEFPAAFKDYQNLETFSHFTPARCYSYPVQPNQPVSHVILRPSKSQVCSRPYRSRRTNTAHLVKLAPDLPPVNLPPSVRVMSQSAFKSYQGGVPSKVPAADASSGAAAAEKIVSSVPHNANLGSTHPAKYTEYKRPPPEKTNINEHQQEPSVLGDKFAGDKGESDLQMHPLLFQPSGDGHLPYYSFKSSSTQRSSNFFSQIQPQLNLTLLYNPHEANNVVNRFDKSLKSKKTTSCAGSIDFHPLLQIADDINIHSETVNSVAQVSVTLEPLGGGCAQLQTPFDATQSKSQVNCSTVATSTKSSSPNEKANELDLDIHLSFISRKEKAIGGRDAAEHNQTTTENSCYQNSGFCPGASIPIGVSKKLNSAAQALVASNNNSSTYGVNDGGDQPPLEIVMEHEELSDSEEEIGEQVEFECEEMDDSEGDEGSDSEHMIDVQNEEVSNVAREKVMRNSDFDDDTAMGVLLITH; this is encoded by the exons ATGTCATCTTCAAATAGACTATCAGCTGAAGTTGGGAACTTCAGTCATCAAAATGCTTTTCCTGTGGAAGCAAATTTATCTCATTGCAGCGAAAGCCATTTGGACCAagaggatgaggaagaagatgaggaacAGGATGTAGATTTCAACCCATTTTTGAAAGAATCCCCATCTTTGGAAGCTTCTTCTGGCCTGAGTTCCGAAATAGAAGTTTTGGATGCTGATATCACTGAGGGTGAGGGAAACACAGATGTAGCCCTTCCTGCTGATTTCTCATCAATTCCAGCTGGTTTGCTGCAAGACTATGCTCTTGGAGGTTCAGAGCAGACTGAACAGATTGTAAgacaaactaaaattttatctgGGGAAACAGGTGAAAAAGAATTTGAGAAAGCAACCCCTTCAAGATTGAGGAAGAGAAACGCAGTTTTGATTTCTcaacttgaaaatgaaaatgaaacatCTGATAATAAGGGGATCTGTTCAATAAGTGGGCTAGGTGCCATTAATGATGTTATGGACAGAGATATAACAAATTCCGGGAAGCCAATTATGGatatagatgatgatgatgctaTCTTCAAGCGTACAAGGGCCCGCTATTCACTTGCTAGCTTCACACTTGATGAACTTGAGACTTTTCTTCAAGAAACAGATGATGATGAGGATCTTCaaaatgttgatgatgaggaAGAGTACAGGAAATTTCTTGCTGCTGTTTTACAGGGTGGTGATGGTGATAATCAAAGTagagaaggaaatggaaatgtggatgatgaagatgaagaaaatgacGCAGACTTTGAATTAGAAATTGAGGAGGCACTTGAAAGTGATCTTGATGAGAACACAAGGGGTGATAACCAAGAAGAGCGTGAGGCAGCTGGTCGACGCCCTGAAACTAGGCTAAATAGACGACAGAAAGCTTCTACCCAACAGAAACATAAGCTTTTGGAACAGTCAAATAGACCATTGCGACCACTCTTACCAAATGCACCTGTTGTGTCTTTCCCTATGTTGATACCTGAGACTGCTTCACACTCTTGGTCATTCTCAGGACATGATGGCTCTATGAATGGATTTACTCCGCATCAGCTGGGTCAGTTGCATTGTCTAATACACGAACACGTGCAACTTCTTATTCAGGTGTTTTCTCTTTGTGTTCTTGATCCTTCTAGACAGCACATTGCCTGCCAAGTTCAGAAATTAATTTCAGAGATACTTCATAAAAGAGATCAAGAAATATCACGGAGAAGTGTGCCATATCcctgttttttcttttgcccCCCTTACATTAATCCTTCCTTACAGTGTGGATATTCCAAATCTTTGACAGCACCTTCCACCTCTGAGCCAGCATGTTCTGTAGATGAACATAGAAATTGCTCCTCTGGAACTATTTCTCCTTCTAGAGGAAGTCGTGGGCATGATTCTACTGGGAAGGGGAGTCCTTCCCAAACTTTTGACAGTGCATTCTGGGTGCCGTCTTTGAATGGTCAAATCCTATCTGTTCTTGATGTAGCTCCGCTTAGTTTACTTGGAAAATATATGGAAGATGTTTCTATTG CTGTGCAAGAGCATCAGAAACAATGCATTCAAGCTACTTGTGATGATCGCTTTAAAAAGGAACCTCTGTACCCTCTCCACTGTTTTCAGACATTTTTGGAAGCTGATATGGAAGTTCTTAGAGGAACCACTTCGCCGGCTGCAAAGGCACCATCTTATCCTGTCAATGATCAACCACCCAAAAAGACTTTGGCTGCTTCACTTGTTGAAAGGACCAAGAAGCAACCAGTTGCTCTAGTTCCAAAGGAAATTGCTGATTTAGCGCAGAGATTCTTGCCACTATTTAATTCAGCCCTATTTCCTCATAAGCCACCCCCAGGACCTGTTGCAAATCGGGTGCTGTTCACAGATGCAGAAGATGA GTTACTTGCATTGGGGTTGATGGAATATAATACAGACTGGAAAGCAATTCAACAACGATTTCTTCCTTGCAAATCCAAGCATCAG ATTTTTGTTAGGCAGAAAAATCGTTCTTCTTCAAAAGCACCTGAAAATCCAATCAAG GCAGTTCGAAGAATGAAAAGCTCCCCCTTGACTGCAGAAGAGGTAGCACGTATTCAAGAG GGCCTAAAGATTTTTAAGCTTGACTGGATGTCCATATGGAAATTTATTGTTCCATATCGAGATCCATCCTTGTTACCCCGACAATGGCGCATTGCTACTGGAACACAGAAATCATATAAGTTGACTGCAGACAAAAAAGAGAAGCGCAGAATATATGAATCAAATAGAAGAAAGTGCAAACCTGCTGCTTTGGCAAGTTGGCAAACTTCATCTGAAAAAGAG GGCTGTCAAACTGATAACGCTGGTGGAGAAAATAATAGTGGAGATGATTGCGTGGATAATGAAGATGAAGCATATGTTCATGAGGCATTTTTGGCTGATTGGAGGCCTGGTGCCTCCTTTCCTCTTTCCTCTGGACTTCCTGTCTCAAATCTTAATGAAAGAAACCGACCCAGTGTTCTAGTGCCGCTAGGGGGTTGTCATACCATGGAACTAACAAATAGTAGGGGCTCTGGAGAATCTCATCCCCAAATTGGTGACGAGTTTCCAGCTGCATTTAAGGATTACCAGAATCTGGAAACTTTCTCGCATTTTACCCCTGCTAGATGTTATTCATACCCCGTTCAGCCAAATCAACCTGTTTCTCATGTGATTTTGAGACCTTCAAAGTCTCAAGTCTGTTCACGGCCATATCGATCTCGTAGAACAAACACTGCTCACTTAGTGAAGTTAGCTCCAGATTTGCCGCCTGTAAATCTTCCACCATCTGTCCGTGTGATGTCTCAGTCAGCTTTCAAAAGTTATCAAGGTGGAGTACCTTCTAAGGTTCCGGCTGCTGATGCCAGTAGTGGTGCTGCTGCTGCAGAGAAAATAGTTTCATCTGTTCCTCACAATGCAAATTTAGGAAGCACTCATCCAGCAAAATATACGGAGTACAAAAGACCCCCACCGGAAAAAACCAATATTAATGAGCACCAACAAGAACCTTCTGTCCTCGGGGATAAATTTGCAGGAGATAAAGGCGAATCAGATCTTCAGATGCATCCTTTACTGTTTCAGCCCTCTGGTGATGGCCATTTACCATATTACTCATTTAAGAGCTCCAGTACTCAGAggtcttccaatttcttttcacaAATCCAGCCTCAGTTAAATCTCACTCTCCTATACAATCCCCATGAAGCAAACAATGTAGTTAATCGCTTTGATAAATCTTTGAAGTCAAAGAAAACAACCTCATGTGCTGGCAGTATTGATTTTCATCCACTTCTGCAAATAGCTGATGATATAAATATTCACTCAGAAACTGTGAATTCGGTTGCCCAGGTATCTGTTACTTTGGAACCATTAGGAGGTGGTTGTGCTCAGCTTCAGACTCCATTTGATGCTACTCAGTCTAAATCCCAAGTCAATTGCAGTACAGTTGCCACTAGTACTAAATCGTCTAGTCCTAATGAAAAAGCTAATGAACTGGACTTGGACATTCACTTAAGTTTCATATCCAGGAAGGAGAAAGCTATAGGTGGTAGAGATGCGGCTGAACACAACCAAACCACCACTGAGAATTCATGTTATCAGAATAGTGGATTTTGTCCAGGAGCCTCAATTCCTATCGGAGTCAGCAAGAAGCTTAATTCAGCTGCCCAAGCTTTAGTTGCATCGAACAATAATAGTTCTACATATGGAGTCAATGATGGAGGTGACCAGCCTCCTCTAGAAATTGTGATGGAACACGAAGAGTTGAGTGACTCTGAGGAAGAAATTGGGGAACAGGTAGAGTTTGAATGTGAGGAGATGGATGACTCTGAAGGAGATGAAGGATCCGATTCTGAACATATGATAGACGTACAAAATGAG GAGGTCTCTAATGTTGCGAGAGAGAAAGTAATGagaaattctgattttgatgatgacacTGCGATGGGAGTACTATTGATAACCCATTAA
- the LOC127792979 gene encoding uncharacterized protein LOC127792979 isoform X2: MSSSNRLSAEVGNFSHQNAFPVEANLSHCSESHLDQEDEEEDEEQDVDFNPFLKESPSLEASSGLSSEIEVLDADITEGEGNTDVALPADFSSIPAGLLQDYALGGSEQTEQIVRQTKILSGETGEKEFEKATPSRLRKRNAVLISQLENENETSDNKGICSISGLGAINDVMDRDITNSGKPIMDIDDDDAIFKRTRARYSLASFTLDELETFLQETDDDEDLQNVDDEEEYRKFLAAVLQGGDGDNQSREGNGNVDDEDEENDADFELEIEEALESDLDENTRGDNQEEREAAGRRPETRLNRRQKASTQQKHKLLEQSNRPLRPLLPNAPVVSFPMLIPETASHSWSFSGHDGSMNGFTPHQLGQLHCLIHEHVQLLIQVFSLCVLDPSRQHIACQVQKLISEILHKRDQEISRRSVPYPCFFFCPPYINPSLQCGYSKSLTAPSTSEPACSVDEHRNCSSGTISPSRGSRGHDSTGKGSPSQTFDSAFWVPSLNGQILSVLDVAPLSLLGKYMEDVSIAVQEHQKQCIQATCDDRFKKEPLYPLHCFQTFLEADMEVLRGTTSPAAKAPSYPVNDQPPKKTLAASLVERTKKQPVALVPKEIADLAQRFLPLFNSALFPHKPPPGPVANRVLFTDAEDELLALGLMEYNTDWKAIQQRFLPCKSKHQIFVRQKNRSSSKAPENPIKAVRRMKSSPLTAEEVARIQEGLKIFKLDWMSIWKFIVPYRDPSLLPRQWRIATGTQKSYKLTADKKEKRRIYESNRRKCKPAALASWQTSSEKEGCQTDNAGGENNSGDDCVDNEDEAYVHEAFLADWRPGASFPLSSGLPVSNLNERNRPSVLVPLGGCHTMELTNSRGSGESHPQIGDEFPAAFKDYQNLETFSHFTPARCYSYPVQPNQPVSHVILRPSKSQVCSRPYRSRRTNTAHLVKLAPDLPPVNLPPSVRVMSQSAFKSYQGGVPSKVPAADASSGAAAAEKIVSSVPHNANLGSTHPAKYTEYKRPPPEKTNINEHQQEPSVLGDKFAGDKGESDLQMHPLLFQPSGDGHLPYYSFKSSSTQRSSNFFSQIQPQLNLTLLYNPHEANNVVNRFDKSLKSKKTTSCAGSIDFHPLLQIADDINIHSETVNSVAQVSVTLEPLGGGCAQLQTPFDATQSKSQVNCSTVATSTKSSSPNEKANELDLDIHLSFISRKEKAIGGRDAAEHNQTTTENSCYQNSGFCPGASIPIGVSKKLNSAAQALVASNNNSSTYGVNDGGDQPPLEIVMEHEELSDSEEEIGEQVEFECEEMDDSEGDEGSDSEHMIDVQNE; the protein is encoded by the exons ATGTCATCTTCAAATAGACTATCAGCTGAAGTTGGGAACTTCAGTCATCAAAATGCTTTTCCTGTGGAAGCAAATTTATCTCATTGCAGCGAAAGCCATTTGGACCAagaggatgaggaagaagatgaggaacAGGATGTAGATTTCAACCCATTTTTGAAAGAATCCCCATCTTTGGAAGCTTCTTCTGGCCTGAGTTCCGAAATAGAAGTTTTGGATGCTGATATCACTGAGGGTGAGGGAAACACAGATGTAGCCCTTCCTGCTGATTTCTCATCAATTCCAGCTGGTTTGCTGCAAGACTATGCTCTTGGAGGTTCAGAGCAGACTGAACAGATTGTAAgacaaactaaaattttatctgGGGAAACAGGTGAAAAAGAATTTGAGAAAGCAACCCCTTCAAGATTGAGGAAGAGAAACGCAGTTTTGATTTCTcaacttgaaaatgaaaatgaaacatCTGATAATAAGGGGATCTGTTCAATAAGTGGGCTAGGTGCCATTAATGATGTTATGGACAGAGATATAACAAATTCCGGGAAGCCAATTATGGatatagatgatgatgatgctaTCTTCAAGCGTACAAGGGCCCGCTATTCACTTGCTAGCTTCACACTTGATGAACTTGAGACTTTTCTTCAAGAAACAGATGATGATGAGGATCTTCaaaatgttgatgatgaggaAGAGTACAGGAAATTTCTTGCTGCTGTTTTACAGGGTGGTGATGGTGATAATCAAAGTagagaaggaaatggaaatgtggatgatgaagatgaagaaaatgacGCAGACTTTGAATTAGAAATTGAGGAGGCACTTGAAAGTGATCTTGATGAGAACACAAGGGGTGATAACCAAGAAGAGCGTGAGGCAGCTGGTCGACGCCCTGAAACTAGGCTAAATAGACGACAGAAAGCTTCTACCCAACAGAAACATAAGCTTTTGGAACAGTCAAATAGACCATTGCGACCACTCTTACCAAATGCACCTGTTGTGTCTTTCCCTATGTTGATACCTGAGACTGCTTCACACTCTTGGTCATTCTCAGGACATGATGGCTCTATGAATGGATTTACTCCGCATCAGCTGGGTCAGTTGCATTGTCTAATACACGAACACGTGCAACTTCTTATTCAGGTGTTTTCTCTTTGTGTTCTTGATCCTTCTAGACAGCACATTGCCTGCCAAGTTCAGAAATTAATTTCAGAGATACTTCATAAAAGAGATCAAGAAATATCACGGAGAAGTGTGCCATATCcctgttttttcttttgcccCCCTTACATTAATCCTTCCTTACAGTGTGGATATTCCAAATCTTTGACAGCACCTTCCACCTCTGAGCCAGCATGTTCTGTAGATGAACATAGAAATTGCTCCTCTGGAACTATTTCTCCTTCTAGAGGAAGTCGTGGGCATGATTCTACTGGGAAGGGGAGTCCTTCCCAAACTTTTGACAGTGCATTCTGGGTGCCGTCTTTGAATGGTCAAATCCTATCTGTTCTTGATGTAGCTCCGCTTAGTTTACTTGGAAAATATATGGAAGATGTTTCTATTG CTGTGCAAGAGCATCAGAAACAATGCATTCAAGCTACTTGTGATGATCGCTTTAAAAAGGAACCTCTGTACCCTCTCCACTGTTTTCAGACATTTTTGGAAGCTGATATGGAAGTTCTTAGAGGAACCACTTCGCCGGCTGCAAAGGCACCATCTTATCCTGTCAATGATCAACCACCCAAAAAGACTTTGGCTGCTTCACTTGTTGAAAGGACCAAGAAGCAACCAGTTGCTCTAGTTCCAAAGGAAATTGCTGATTTAGCGCAGAGATTCTTGCCACTATTTAATTCAGCCCTATTTCCTCATAAGCCACCCCCAGGACCTGTTGCAAATCGGGTGCTGTTCACAGATGCAGAAGATGA GTTACTTGCATTGGGGTTGATGGAATATAATACAGACTGGAAAGCAATTCAACAACGATTTCTTCCTTGCAAATCCAAGCATCAG ATTTTTGTTAGGCAGAAAAATCGTTCTTCTTCAAAAGCACCTGAAAATCCAATCAAG GCAGTTCGAAGAATGAAAAGCTCCCCCTTGACTGCAGAAGAGGTAGCACGTATTCAAGAG GGCCTAAAGATTTTTAAGCTTGACTGGATGTCCATATGGAAATTTATTGTTCCATATCGAGATCCATCCTTGTTACCCCGACAATGGCGCATTGCTACTGGAACACAGAAATCATATAAGTTGACTGCAGACAAAAAAGAGAAGCGCAGAATATATGAATCAAATAGAAGAAAGTGCAAACCTGCTGCTTTGGCAAGTTGGCAAACTTCATCTGAAAAAGAG GGCTGTCAAACTGATAACGCTGGTGGAGAAAATAATAGTGGAGATGATTGCGTGGATAATGAAGATGAAGCATATGTTCATGAGGCATTTTTGGCTGATTGGAGGCCTGGTGCCTCCTTTCCTCTTTCCTCTGGACTTCCTGTCTCAAATCTTAATGAAAGAAACCGACCCAGTGTTCTAGTGCCGCTAGGGGGTTGTCATACCATGGAACTAACAAATAGTAGGGGCTCTGGAGAATCTCATCCCCAAATTGGTGACGAGTTTCCAGCTGCATTTAAGGATTACCAGAATCTGGAAACTTTCTCGCATTTTACCCCTGCTAGATGTTATTCATACCCCGTTCAGCCAAATCAACCTGTTTCTCATGTGATTTTGAGACCTTCAAAGTCTCAAGTCTGTTCACGGCCATATCGATCTCGTAGAACAAACACTGCTCACTTAGTGAAGTTAGCTCCAGATTTGCCGCCTGTAAATCTTCCACCATCTGTCCGTGTGATGTCTCAGTCAGCTTTCAAAAGTTATCAAGGTGGAGTACCTTCTAAGGTTCCGGCTGCTGATGCCAGTAGTGGTGCTGCTGCTGCAGAGAAAATAGTTTCATCTGTTCCTCACAATGCAAATTTAGGAAGCACTCATCCAGCAAAATATACGGAGTACAAAAGACCCCCACCGGAAAAAACCAATATTAATGAGCACCAACAAGAACCTTCTGTCCTCGGGGATAAATTTGCAGGAGATAAAGGCGAATCAGATCTTCAGATGCATCCTTTACTGTTTCAGCCCTCTGGTGATGGCCATTTACCATATTACTCATTTAAGAGCTCCAGTACTCAGAggtcttccaatttcttttcacaAATCCAGCCTCAGTTAAATCTCACTCTCCTATACAATCCCCATGAAGCAAACAATGTAGTTAATCGCTTTGATAAATCTTTGAAGTCAAAGAAAACAACCTCATGTGCTGGCAGTATTGATTTTCATCCACTTCTGCAAATAGCTGATGATATAAATATTCACTCAGAAACTGTGAATTCGGTTGCCCAGGTATCTGTTACTTTGGAACCATTAGGAGGTGGTTGTGCTCAGCTTCAGACTCCATTTGATGCTACTCAGTCTAAATCCCAAGTCAATTGCAGTACAGTTGCCACTAGTACTAAATCGTCTAGTCCTAATGAAAAAGCTAATGAACTGGACTTGGACATTCACTTAAGTTTCATATCCAGGAAGGAGAAAGCTATAGGTGGTAGAGATGCGGCTGAACACAACCAAACCACCACTGAGAATTCATGTTATCAGAATAGTGGATTTTGTCCAGGAGCCTCAATTCCTATCGGAGTCAGCAAGAAGCTTAATTCAGCTGCCCAAGCTTTAGTTGCATCGAACAATAATAGTTCTACATATGGAGTCAATGATGGAGGTGACCAGCCTCCTCTAGAAATTGTGATGGAACACGAAGAGTTGAGTGACTCTGAGGAAGAAATTGGGGAACAGGTAGAGTTTGAATGTGAGGAGATGGATGACTCTGAAGGAGATGAAGGATCCGATTCTGAACATATGATAGACGTACAAAATGAG TGA